One Euwallacea fornicatus isolate EFF26 chromosome 14, ASM4011564v1, whole genome shotgun sequence genomic region harbors:
- the LOC136343382 gene encoding jerky protein homolog-like has protein sequence MASMSYKRKCLKLSEKVKIIEEVSLGAGVTQLAKKYGVSKATICKIKRMKRQLLQRTCNTFGGPGNRRTLKNAKAPKMENSLYKWFLQQRENHVPISGEILKERAKLLNQKLKETENFVASDGWLQRFKGRYGIRLLSISGEKLSAQPQLVQPFKEKLIKIIKELDLRMEQIYNADESGLYWKMLPEKTYAASYEKSAPGIKTEKQRITFLACTNANGSHKIKPLVIGKAQNPRSFKNFKVPVDYDCSKTAWMTSGIFLKWFHKRFVPQVKNFLKEQKLPIKALLLLDNAPCHPPEQQLRSRDGSIFVMYMPPNVTSIIQPMDQNIIRLTKLYYRKFLLSSVLSKNPQNISDALKKVTLREAVTDLHMAWSELNQETIAKCWNKLFSTNDEDNEEENVPLSVIRERLLSSVDSIVNSASLDVVNLLKVVNPNTVCTSADINIWNEDKLTNDATKDENSENDEDDSIEAKSLVTDAQAVHIFNEALDWAERKEVSYADILVLRKLRAQALEDNANRKFTQTKIADYFSSN, from the exons ATGGCATCCATGtcgtataaaagaaaatgtttaaaattaagtgagaaagtgaaaattatagaAGAAGTTTCATTAGGCGCTGGAGTAACacaattagcaaaaaaatatggtgtatcaaaagcaacaatttgcaaaattaagcgCATGAAAAGACAACTTTTACAAAGAACGTGCAATACATTTGGAGGACCGGGAAATagaagaactttaaaaaatgcaaaggcacccaaaatggaaaattctctGTATAAGTGGTTTTTACAACAGCGGGAAAATCATGTTCCAATTAGTGGCGAAATACTTAAAGAGAGagctaaattgttaaatcaaaaactgaaagaaactgaaaatttcgttgCTAGTGATGGCTGGCTGCAACGATTCAAAGGAAGATATGGAATTCGACTGTTATCTATATCTGGTGAAAAATTATCAGCACAACCACAATTAGTAcaaccatttaaagaaaaattgataaaaatcattaaagagTTAGATTTAAGAATGGAACAAATTTACAACGCAGATGAAAGTGgtctttattggaaaatgttaccAGAGAAAACTTACGCTGCATCATATGAAAAATCTGCTCCGggtataaaaacagaaaaacaacGAATAACGTTTTTGGCCTGTACTAATGCTAATGGTTCACACAAGATAAAACCATTGGTAAtaggaaaagcacaaaatccacgatcatttaaaaattttaaagttcctgTTGATTATGACTGTTCAAAAACCGCCTGGATGACTAGCGGTATATTCCTGAAATGGTTTCATAAGCGCTTTGTTCCTcag gtaaaaaatttcctaaaagaaCAGAAGCTTCCAATAAAAGCGTTATTACTATTGGATAATGCACCATGTCATCCTCCAGAACAACAACTGAGGAGCAGAGAtgggtcaatttttgttatgtacaTGCCTCCTAACGTAACATCAATAATTCAACCAATGGACCAGAATATAATAAGACTAACAAAACTGTACTATCGaaagtttttactttcatCTGTTTTGTCTAAGAATCCTCAAAACATATctgatgctttaaaaaaagtaacattaaGAGAAGCTGTCACAGATTTACATATGGCCTGGAGTGAACTTAATCAGGAaactattgcaaaatgttggaaTAAGCTGTTTAGTACCAATGATGAAGataatgaagaagagaatGTTCCCTTAAGTGTAATTAGAGAACGTTTGCTATCCAGCGTTGACTCTATTGTCAATAGTGCATCATTGgatgttgttaatttattgaaagtagTGAATCCTAACACTGTTTGTACCTCAGctgatattaatatttggaaCGAGGACAAACTAACGAATGATGCTACTAAAGATGAGAACAGTGAGAATGATGAAGACGATTCCATTGAAGCAAAAAGTTTGGTGACTGATGCCCAAGCTGTACATAtatttaatgaagctttagattgggctgaaagaaaagaagtGTCATACGCGGatattttagttcttcgtAAATTACGGGCTCAGGCATTGGAAGATAATGCTAATCGCAAATTTACGCAGACTAAAATTgctgattatttttcttctaattaa